From one Tsukamurella tyrosinosolvens genomic stretch:
- a CDS encoding branched-chain amino acid transporter permease: MPSTGYLLAGIAIAAAVTVALRLAPFGLASVLRDSPLLADFGRWMPAGAVVVLAVYCMAQVDYAAPAHGIPQIAGVAATALAHLWRRNAVLSIVAGTAVCVALSYALA, encoded by the coding sequence ATGCCTAGTACCGGATACCTGCTGGCGGGGATCGCCATCGCGGCGGCGGTCACCGTCGCGCTGCGGCTCGCGCCCTTCGGCCTCGCCTCGGTGCTGCGCGATTCGCCGCTGCTCGCCGACTTCGGGCGGTGGATGCCCGCGGGCGCCGTGGTGGTGCTCGCCGTCTACTGCATGGCACAAGTGGACTACGCCGCACCGGCGCACGGGATCCCGCAGATCGCGGGCGTCGCGGCCACGGCGCTCGCGCACCTGTGGCGGCGCAACGCGGTGCTCAGCATCGTCGCGGGCACGGCGGTGTGCGTCGCGCTGAGCTACGCACTGGCCTGA
- a CDS encoding aspartate aminotransferase family protein has product MSFSDSVAAHVVRYGGTFAPLPIDRAAGTYVYSGDRRWLDFTSGQMSAILGHSHPAIVETVQREIATLDHLFSGMLSPQVVTLAERLAATLPEPLSHVLQLTTGAESNEAALRMAKLYTGKHEVVSFSKSWHGMTAGAAAATYSSGHKGYGPTAPGNFALPTPNAYRSRFVDAAGKYDWESELDFGFELIDAQSTGSLAACLVEPILSSGGIIDVPVGYLAALKRKCEERGMLLIVDEAQTGLWRTGAAYAFERDGIVPDILTLSKTLGAGLPIAAVVTSAEIERVCHERGFLFFTTHVSDPMVAAVATTVLDVLDDGVAAAVATRGARLRAGLDELAQRHEAIGDVRGRGLMQGIELVRDRESKEPANELGLAVTQRCYERGLHMNVVQLPGMGSIFRIAPPLTATDAEIDAGLEILDGALRG; this is encoded by the coding sequence GTGAGCTTCTCGGATTCGGTCGCCGCGCACGTCGTGCGCTACGGCGGCACCTTCGCGCCCCTGCCCATCGACCGCGCCGCGGGCACCTACGTCTACAGCGGTGACCGCCGCTGGCTCGACTTCACCTCGGGTCAGATGAGCGCCATTCTGGGGCACAGTCATCCGGCGATCGTGGAGACCGTGCAGCGCGAGATCGCGACGCTCGACCACCTCTTCTCGGGGATGCTCTCGCCGCAGGTGGTGACCCTCGCCGAGCGGCTGGCCGCCACCCTGCCGGAGCCGCTGAGCCACGTCCTGCAGCTGACCACCGGCGCCGAGTCCAACGAGGCCGCGCTGCGGATGGCCAAGCTGTACACCGGCAAGCACGAGGTCGTCAGCTTCTCGAAGTCCTGGCACGGCATGACGGCCGGCGCTGCGGCGGCGACCTACTCGTCGGGGCACAAGGGCTACGGCCCCACCGCGCCAGGCAACTTCGCGCTGCCGACGCCGAACGCGTACCGCTCCCGGTTCGTCGACGCCGCGGGCAAGTACGACTGGGAATCCGAGCTGGACTTCGGCTTCGAGCTCATCGACGCGCAGTCGACGGGCTCGCTGGCGGCCTGTCTCGTGGAACCGATCCTCAGCTCGGGCGGGATCATCGACGTGCCCGTCGGCTACCTCGCCGCGCTCAAGCGCAAGTGCGAGGAGCGGGGCATGCTGCTCATCGTCGACGAGGCGCAGACCGGCCTGTGGCGCACCGGTGCCGCCTACGCCTTCGAGCGCGACGGGATCGTGCCCGACATCCTGACGCTCTCGAAGACGCTCGGCGCGGGCCTGCCGATCGCGGCGGTCGTGACCTCAGCGGAGATCGAGCGGGTCTGCCACGAGCGGGGATTCCTCTTCTTCACGACGCACGTCAGCGACCCGATGGTCGCGGCCGTCGCGACGACGGTGCTCGACGTGCTGGACGACGGGGTCGCCGCCGCGGTCGCGACGCGCGGGGCGCGGCTGCGCGCCGGGCTCGACGAGCTGGCGCAGCGGCACGAGGCGATCGGCGACGTGCGGGGCCGCGGCCTCATGCAGGGCATCGAGCTGGTCCGCGACCGCGAGTCGAAGGAACCGGCCAATGAGCTGGGCCTGGCGGTGACGCAACGGTGCTACGAGCGGGGCCTGCACATGAACGTGGTGCAGTTGCCCGGCATGGGCTCGATCTTCCGGATCGCGCCGCCGCTCACCGCCACGGACGCCGAGATCGACGCGGGCCTGGAGATCCTCGACGGGGCGCTGCGGGGGTAG
- a CDS encoding response regulator yields the protein MTFVLVVDDEPAILRTLRINLKARGYEVETAADGRSALQIARERTPDVVVLDLGLPDIDGTAVLAKLREFCTSPVIVLSARHGSDDKVESLDIGADDYVTKPFAMDEFLARVRAQVRRTGLVDAPAPAKTEAFEVNFEARTVTRDGTTVRLTPTEWKIVDVLVRNADRLVSQQTLLHEVWGPSYSRETNYLRVYMAQLRRKLEPDPSNPRYFVTEPGMGYRFIP from the coding sequence GTGACGTTCGTTCTGGTGGTCGACGATGAGCCCGCGATCCTGCGCACCCTGCGGATCAATCTCAAGGCCCGCGGGTACGAGGTGGAGACGGCCGCCGACGGCCGGTCGGCGCTGCAGATCGCGCGCGAGCGGACGCCCGACGTGGTGGTCCTCGACCTGGGGCTGCCCGACATCGACGGGACCGCGGTGCTGGCGAAGCTGCGGGAGTTCTGCACCTCGCCGGTGATCGTGCTCTCCGCGCGGCACGGCAGCGACGACAAGGTGGAGTCGCTGGACATCGGCGCCGACGACTACGTGACCAAGCCCTTCGCCATGGACGAGTTCCTCGCCCGCGTCCGGGCCCAGGTGCGGCGGACGGGCCTCGTCGACGCCCCGGCCCCCGCGAAGACCGAAGCCTTCGAGGTGAACTTCGAGGCGCGGACGGTGACCCGCGACGGCACGACGGTGCGCCTGACCCCCACCGAGTGGAAGATCGTCGACGTGCTGGTCCGTAACGCCGACCGCCTCGTCTCCCAGCAGACCCTGCTGCACGAGGTGTGGGGGCCGTCGTACTCGCGCGAGACCAACTACCTGCGGGTGTACATGGCGCAGCTGCGCCGCAAGCTGGAGCCGGACCCGTCCAACCCGCGCTACTTCGTGACCGAGCCCGGGATGGGTTACCGCTTCATCCCGTAG
- a CDS encoding phosphotransferase enzyme family protein translates to MAGDSDSRVAQRIVDGALPGATALPLLVSENATFRVRGGPRPAVLRLHRPGYVGDAAIASELAWIAALRRDTAVPVVEPLSGVLVDPPTGRRAVLFAELPGGPVPDAALDVAHFAALGEIAGVFHQHAETWRRPADFTRFTWGVAETIGPRPRWGSWRDGLAVGEAHRRAIAPAADRAAARIDAFGRTADRFGLIHGDLRAANLITPGTGFTVIDFDDAGFGWHLFEFAAAASFVETDPRLPEWAEAWTAAYRHRRALPDAHAALLPDFVLLRRLQLLGWLGTHGHALEADPGFADGTVELAQAYRAGRLL, encoded by the coding sequence ATGGCGGGGGACTCCGATTCCCGGGTCGCGCAGCGCATCGTCGACGGTGCCCTCCCCGGCGCGACCGCCCTGCCCCTGCTGGTCAGCGAGAACGCCACCTTCCGCGTGCGCGGCGGACCGCGGCCGGCGGTGCTGCGGCTGCACCGACCCGGGTACGTCGGCGACGCGGCGATCGCCTCCGAGCTGGCGTGGATCGCCGCCCTGCGCCGCGATACGGCGGTCCCCGTCGTCGAGCCGCTGAGCGGGGTCCTCGTCGACCCGCCGACGGGGCGCCGCGCGGTGCTGTTCGCGGAACTGCCGGGCGGTCCGGTGCCCGATGCGGCGCTCGACGTCGCGCACTTCGCCGCGCTCGGCGAGATCGCCGGGGTGTTCCACCAGCACGCCGAGACCTGGCGGCGCCCCGCGGATTTCACGCGGTTCACCTGGGGCGTCGCGGAGACGATCGGGCCGCGGCCCCGCTGGGGTTCCTGGCGCGACGGGCTCGCGGTGGGGGAGGCGCACCGTCGGGCCATCGCGCCGGCGGCCGACCGCGCGGCGGCCCGGATCGACGCCTTCGGCCGCACCGCCGACCGGTTCGGCCTCATCCACGGCGACCTGCGTGCCGCCAACCTCATCACGCCCGGCACCGGCTTCACGGTCATCGACTTCGACGACGCCGGCTTCGGCTGGCACCTCTTCGAGTTCGCGGCCGCGGCGTCCTTCGTGGAGACGGACCCGCGGCTGCCGGAGTGGGCGGAGGCGTGGACCGCGGCGTACCGGCACCGTCGGGCACTGCCCGACGCGCACGCCGCGCTCCTGCCCGACTTCGTGCTGCTGCGGCGGCTGCAACTCCTCGGCTGGCTCGGCACGCACGGGCATGCACTGGAGGCGGATCCCGGATTCGCCGACGGCACCGTCGAACTGGCGCAGGCGTACCGGGCCGGGCGGCTACTGTGA
- a CDS encoding alpha/beta fold hydrolase, whose product MHEETIAAGDVRLAVQHRRVPAPTGPPVLLIHGMAADHRTWRRTVRALHAAGRDTVTYDQRGHGRSDHSPAYLLDELAEDAERVARHVGLETFDVVGHSLGGQAALRLAWRLPDGVRRLVLEEMPPVALEEGQIAETMDLPLTPRRVWLGIKQVVQTPGALSRFDKTMMDSVSPQFQPDPAWWERLSATPQETLVISGGPRDFLRPEYLRLVADALPRGEYVELRGGHTVHRESSAAFARAVLDFLR is encoded by the coding sequence ATGCACGAGGAGACCATCGCCGCCGGCGACGTGCGCCTGGCGGTGCAGCACCGCCGCGTGCCGGCGCCCACGGGCCCGCCGGTGCTGCTGATCCACGGCATGGCCGCCGACCACCGCACGTGGCGGCGCACCGTCCGCGCGCTGCACGCCGCCGGCCGCGACACCGTGACCTACGACCAGCGCGGCCACGGCCGCAGCGACCACAGCCCCGCGTACCTGCTCGACGAGCTCGCGGAGGACGCCGAGCGGGTCGCGCGGCACGTCGGGCTCGAGACCTTCGACGTCGTCGGGCACTCCCTCGGGGGCCAGGCCGCCCTGCGGCTCGCGTGGCGCCTGCCCGACGGTGTCCGCCGCCTCGTCCTCGAGGAGATGCCTCCCGTGGCACTGGAGGAGGGACAGATCGCGGAGACGATGGACCTGCCCCTCACGCCGCGACGGGTCTGGCTGGGGATCAAGCAGGTGGTGCAGACGCCCGGTGCCCTGTCGCGCTTCGACAAGACGATGATGGACTCGGTCTCGCCGCAGTTCCAGCCCGATCCGGCGTGGTGGGAGCGGCTGTCCGCGACGCCGCAGGAGACGCTGGTGATCTCCGGCGGCCCGCGCGACTTCCTGCGCCCCGAGTACCTGCGCCTCGTCGCCGACGCCCTACCGCGCGGTGAGTACGTCGAGCTCCGCGGCGGGCACACCGTGCACCGCGAGTCGTCGGCGGCGTTCGCCCGCGCGGTCCTGGACTTCCTGCGCTGA
- a CDS encoding TetR/AcrR family transcriptional regulator, translating to MPRQRTRTPEVANGIAAAALEIVRAEGADGLTTRRAAAAACTNIAALNQLFGNRDGLVNAVALRGFALLVETLPQAEGPPREVLAAWADAYRRFAADEPALIDVMFARPLTGPIPPDHPVHECRRVLVDAFAAHTGSTDTADVEALALGFGALLEGLATKDRHGLLGPTADARDRAWRLALAAYADGAAR from the coding sequence ATGCCGAGACAGAGAACCAGGACACCCGAGGTCGCGAACGGGATCGCCGCCGCCGCACTGGAGATCGTCCGCGCCGAGGGCGCGGACGGGCTCACGACGCGGCGTGCCGCGGCGGCCGCGTGCACGAACATCGCCGCGCTGAACCAGTTGTTCGGGAACCGCGACGGCCTCGTGAACGCGGTCGCGCTGCGCGGCTTCGCCCTGCTCGTCGAGACCCTGCCGCAGGCGGAGGGCCCGCCCCGCGAGGTGCTCGCCGCGTGGGCCGACGCCTACCGCCGCTTCGCGGCCGACGAGCCCGCCCTGATCGACGTCATGTTCGCGCGCCCGCTGACCGGGCCGATCCCGCCCGATCATCCCGTCCACGAGTGCCGCCGCGTCCTCGTCGACGCCTTCGCCGCGCACACGGGCAGCACCGACACCGCGGACGTCGAGGCGCTCGCGCTCGGCTTCGGCGCGCTCCTCGAGGGCCTGGCGACCAAGGACCGGCACGGACTCCTCGGCCCGACCGCCGACGCGCGGGACCGGGCGTGGCGCCTCGCTCTCGCCGCCTACGCCGACGGCGCCGCCCGCTGA
- a CDS encoding AzlC family ABC transporter permease, whose translation MGVPSKVAVVQLGLFVLGIGLGVVVTGHGLPWWIAPVLSMAVYAGSVEFLLAGLLAAATPLAAIAATTFLVNSRHLFYGLTFPLDRIRSRVGRAYGVYALTDEAYALVSTAPSATMTGKMILRTQVGLHVAWVAGSLVGGLAGGAFLRDVPGVDFVLTALFVVLAMDAYPDRTTLALALAACAVALAVAPGAMLLVAMGGFAGLLVVRHLVARRSAKEAAHA comes from the coding sequence ATGGGAGTTCCGTCGAAAGTCGCCGTGGTGCAGCTGGGCCTGTTCGTGCTCGGCATCGGCCTCGGCGTGGTGGTCACGGGCCACGGCCTGCCCTGGTGGATCGCGCCGGTGCTGTCGATGGCGGTCTACGCGGGCTCGGTCGAGTTCCTGCTCGCCGGCCTGCTGGCCGCGGCGACGCCCCTCGCCGCGATCGCCGCCACGACCTTCCTCGTGAACTCGCGGCACCTGTTCTACGGCCTCACCTTCCCCCTCGACCGGATCCGCAGCCGCGTGGGTAGGGCGTACGGCGTCTACGCCCTCACCGACGAGGCCTACGCGCTGGTGAGCACGGCACCGTCGGCCACGATGACCGGAAAGATGATCCTGCGCACCCAGGTCGGCCTGCACGTGGCGTGGGTGGCCGGCTCCCTCGTGGGCGGCCTCGCCGGCGGCGCCTTCCTGCGCGACGTGCCGGGCGTCGACTTCGTGCTCACCGCGCTGTTCGTGGTGCTCGCGATGGACGCGTATCCGGACCGCACGACGCTGGCGCTCGCGCTGGCCGCGTGCGCGGTCGCGCTGGCGGTGGCGCCGGGCGCGATGCTGCTCGTCGCGATGGGTGGCTTCGCGGGCCTGCTGGTGGTGCGGCACCTGGTGGCCCGCCGGAGCGCGAAGGAGGCGGCGCATGCCTAG
- a CDS encoding RNA polymerase subunit sigma-70, with the protein MTVADAGFDRATAPLRAELLAHCYRMSGSASDAEDLVQETYLRAWKAFHRFEGRSSVRTWMYSIATNVCLTAATARRVLPVGLGGEPSNPLEPVTPSTEVLWLQPLPDRALGDPGEAAVAREGIGLAMVAALQVLPAKQRAALILRDVLQFSAAETAAALETSVASANSALQRARASIGDGAARDGRRAAELSEHEKRVWDEFCAAFERHDIDGVVRILAADATWEMPPIPGWYRGAEAIGELSRTQCPAQVAGDLRMIPTVCNGLPAAAMYLRDAVAGGDVWLPFQLDVLTFTDGALTHVSAFLDPAELFALAGLPTELR; encoded by the coding sequence ATGACCGTCGCCGACGCCGGCTTCGATCGGGCCACGGCCCCGCTGCGTGCGGAGCTCCTCGCGCACTGCTACCGCATGTCGGGCTCCGCGTCCGACGCGGAGGACCTGGTGCAGGAGACCTACCTGCGCGCGTGGAAGGCGTTCCACCGCTTCGAGGGCCGGTCGTCGGTGCGCACGTGGATGTACTCCATCGCGACCAACGTGTGCCTCACCGCCGCCACGGCCCGGCGGGTGCTCCCCGTCGGGCTCGGCGGCGAACCGTCGAATCCGCTGGAGCCGGTGACGCCGTCGACCGAGGTGCTGTGGCTGCAGCCCCTCCCGGACCGTGCGCTCGGCGATCCGGGGGAGGCGGCGGTCGCGCGGGAGGGCATCGGGCTGGCGATGGTCGCGGCGCTGCAGGTGCTGCCCGCCAAGCAACGCGCCGCCCTGATCCTGCGCGACGTCCTGCAGTTCTCCGCGGCCGAGACCGCCGCGGCGCTCGAGACCTCCGTCGCGTCGGCGAACAGCGCGCTGCAGCGGGCGCGGGCCTCCATCGGCGACGGTGCCGCCCGCGACGGCCGTAGGGCCGCCGAGCTGTCCGAGCACGAGAAGCGGGTGTGGGACGAGTTCTGCGCCGCCTTCGAGCGGCACGACATCGACGGCGTGGTGCGCATCCTCGCCGCCGACGCCACCTGGGAGATGCCGCCGATCCCCGGCTGGTACCGCGGTGCGGAGGCCATCGGCGAGCTCTCGCGGACGCAGTGTCCCGCGCAGGTCGCCGGGGATCTGCGCATGATCCCGACGGTGTGCAACGGGCTGCCCGCGGCCGCGATGTACCTGCGCGACGCCGTCGCGGGCGGCGACGTCTGGCTGCCCTTCCAGCTGGACGTGCTCACCTTCACCGACGGCGCGCTCACGCACGTCTCCGCCTTCCTCGACCCGGCGGAGCTGTTCGCCCTCGCCGGCCTGCCGACCGAGCTGCGCTGA
- a CDS encoding VOC family protein, whose amino-acid sequence MHKMIFVNLPIADVQRSRDFFTAVGYTINEKFSDENAISVELGENIAAMLLKTDFFGTFHESTTAAPGVKETLIALSAESREEVDEIVGRAVAAGGKEGRSEDHGFMYGRSFDDPDGHGWEIMWMDPAAAEAGPEHVGAQG is encoded by the coding sequence ATGCACAAGATGATCTTCGTGAACCTTCCCATCGCCGACGTCCAGCGTTCGCGTGACTTCTTCACCGCCGTGGGCTACACGATCAACGAGAAGTTCAGCGACGAGAACGCCATCTCGGTGGAGCTGGGTGAGAACATCGCCGCGATGCTGCTCAAGACCGACTTCTTCGGAACCTTCCACGAGTCGACCACCGCCGCCCCCGGCGTCAAGGAGACCCTCATCGCGCTCAGCGCCGAGAGCCGCGAGGAGGTCGACGAGATCGTGGGCCGCGCCGTCGCCGCCGGCGGCAAGGAGGGCCGCTCCGAGGACCACGGCTTCATGTACGGCCGCTCCTTCGACGATCCGGACGGCCACGGCTGGGAGATCATGTGGATGGATCCGGCGGCGGCCGAGGCGGGCCCCGAGCACGTCGGCGCGCAGGGCTGA
- a CDS encoding sensor histidine kinase: MPKGLLRVYLGAAPGVGKTYAMLTEGARRASRGTSVVVGYVETHGRPQTEAQVQGLQVIPRRRVEYRGAVLEEMDVDAVIAAHPTVVLVDELAHTNAPGSKNEKRWQDIAELLDAGITVVTTVNIQHLESLGDVVESITGVRQRETIPDTVVRRAEQVQLVDMTPEALRRRMAHGNIYAPDKVDAALSHFFRIGNLTALRELALLWLADRVDERLEQYRSEQGISAAWPTRDRTVVALTGGPEGGTLLRRGARIAAKGAGGELRAVYVARSDGLSGASPASLAQLRQLTESLGGTFQVVTGDDVAAAILQYATSVNASRIILGKSRHRALTSVVRRPVSDAVIEGSGDIDVQVVTHERAAGAGRRRLLPRIDGPDPVLLGKRRTIAGWVLAIAGPVILTALLAQTRQWHSLPTELMLFLMLTVAVALVGGIRPAVPAAILGSVLLNYYFAPPLYTFTVASGENVFAVAMFVLTAIAVASVVSLAARQTARAARARAEADVLSGLADTLLATENADDEIPALLDEAIVTFGLRGASLLRRDDADSPWQLVAGRRESPLTPEAGTDAAMVGDNVALVVDGDSLSASEHGLLVAFAAHAAARLDREELSAEAKQARALAEGNRARTALLSAVSHDLRTPLAGIKAAVSSLRSDDVEWSDEDEAELLATIEESADRLDSLVGNLLDMSRLQSDSLTLLTREVGIEEVLPAIWTALPDADLAFDFACDDTDATPTALADPGLLERVLANLVENAVRHSRGGPVTVGVSGVHTPDGDRLQVHVRDHGPGVPQEQRDAMFKPFQRMGDAPAGNGVGLGLAVARGLTEAMGGTLTAEDTPGGGLTMIVDLPAAQPVSSDEVIS, translated from the coding sequence ATGCCGAAGGGGCTTCTTCGCGTCTACCTGGGCGCCGCACCCGGCGTGGGCAAGACCTACGCCATGCTCACCGAGGGTGCGCGGCGCGCCTCCCGCGGGACGTCGGTCGTGGTCGGCTACGTGGAGACCCACGGGCGGCCGCAGACGGAGGCCCAGGTCCAGGGACTGCAGGTGATCCCCCGCCGGCGCGTCGAGTACCGCGGCGCGGTGCTCGAGGAGATGGACGTCGACGCGGTGATCGCCGCGCACCCGACGGTGGTCCTCGTCGACGAGCTGGCCCACACGAACGCCCCCGGATCGAAGAACGAGAAGCGCTGGCAGGACATCGCCGAGCTGCTCGACGCCGGGATCACCGTGGTCACCACGGTCAACATCCAGCATCTCGAGTCCCTCGGCGACGTGGTCGAGTCCATCACCGGCGTGCGGCAGCGCGAGACGATCCCCGACACCGTCGTCCGCCGCGCCGAGCAGGTGCAGCTCGTGGACATGACCCCCGAGGCGCTGCGGCGGCGCATGGCGCACGGCAACATCTACGCCCCCGACAAGGTGGACGCGGCACTGTCGCACTTCTTCCGCATCGGGAACCTCACGGCGCTGCGGGAACTCGCGCTGCTGTGGCTCGCGGACCGCGTGGACGAACGCCTCGAGCAGTACCGCTCCGAACAGGGCATCTCCGCGGCCTGGCCCACGCGCGACCGCACCGTCGTCGCGCTCACCGGCGGCCCCGAGGGCGGCACGCTGCTGCGCCGGGGCGCCCGGATCGCCGCGAAGGGCGCGGGCGGCGAGCTGCGGGCGGTGTACGTCGCGCGCAGCGACGGCCTCTCGGGGGCCTCCCCCGCCTCGCTGGCGCAGCTGCGGCAGCTCACCGAATCGCTGGGCGGCACCTTCCAGGTCGTCACCGGCGACGACGTGGCCGCCGCGATCCTGCAGTACGCCACCTCGGTGAACGCCTCCCGGATCATCCTCGGCAAGTCCCGGCACCGCGCACTCACCTCGGTGGTGCGCCGACCCGTCTCCGACGCGGTGATCGAGGGCTCCGGCGACATCGACGTGCAGGTCGTCACGCACGAGCGGGCGGCGGGCGCCGGCCGCCGCCGGCTGCTGCCCCGCATCGACGGCCCCGACCCCGTGCTGCTCGGCAAGCGGCGCACCATCGCCGGCTGGGTGCTGGCGATCGCGGGACCGGTGATCCTCACGGCGCTGCTCGCGCAGACCCGCCAGTGGCATTCGCTGCCCACGGAGCTGATGCTCTTCCTCATGCTGACGGTGGCGGTGGCCCTGGTCGGCGGGATCCGGCCCGCGGTGCCCGCGGCGATCCTCGGATCGGTGCTGCTCAACTACTACTTCGCCCCGCCCCTCTACACGTTCACGGTCGCGTCGGGCGAGAACGTCTTCGCCGTGGCGATGTTCGTGCTCACCGCGATCGCGGTCGCGTCGGTGGTCTCCCTCGCGGCCCGGCAGACCGCCCGCGCCGCCCGCGCCCGCGCCGAGGCCGACGTCCTCAGCGGCCTCGCCGACACCCTGCTCGCGACCGAGAACGCCGACGACGAGATCCCCGCGCTGCTCGACGAGGCCATCGTGACCTTCGGGCTGCGCGGCGCCTCGCTGCTGCGGCGCGACGACGCCGACTCCCCGTGGCAGCTGGTCGCGGGGCGACGGGAGTCCCCGCTCACGCCCGAGGCCGGCACCGACGCGGCGATGGTCGGCGACAACGTGGCCCTCGTGGTCGACGGCGACAGCCTCAGCGCCTCCGAGCACGGGCTGCTCGTCGCCTTCGCGGCGCACGCGGCGGCCCGGCTGGACCGGGAGGAGCTCAGCGCCGAGGCGAAGCAGGCCCGGGCGCTCGCCGAGGGCAACCGCGCGCGGACCGCCCTGCTCAGCGCGGTCTCGCACGACCTGCGGACGCCGCTGGCCGGGATCAAGGCCGCGGTCTCGTCGCTGCGCAGCGACGACGTGGAGTGGTCCGACGAGGACGAGGCCGAGCTGCTGGCGACCATCGAGGAGAGCGCCGACCGGCTGGATTCGCTGGTGGGGAACCTGCTCGACATGTCGCGGCTGCAGTCCGATTCGCTCACCCTGCTCACCCGCGAGGTGGGGATCGAGGAGGTGCTGCCCGCGATCTGGACCGCCCTCCCCGACGCCGACCTCGCCTTCGACTTCGCGTGCGACGACACCGATGCCACGCCGACGGCCCTGGCCGACCCGGGCCTGCTGGAGCGGGTGCTGGCGAACCTCGTGGAGAACGCCGTGCGGCACTCGCGGGGCGGGCCGGTCACCGTCGGCGTCTCCGGGGTGCACACCCCCGACGGGGACCGGCTGCAGGTGCACGTCCGCGACCACGGGCCGGGCGTGCCGCAGGAGCAGCGCGACGCGATGTTCAAGCCCTTCCAAAGGATGGGCGACGCCCCGGCCGGCAACGGCGTGGGCCTGGGGCTCGCGGTGGCCCGCGGACTCACCGAGGCGATGGGCGGCACGCTCACCGCGGAGGACACCCCGGGCGGCGGCCTGACGATGATCGTGGACCTGCCCGCCGCGCAGCCGGTGTCGAGTGATGAGGTGATCTCGTGA
- a CDS encoding 3-hydroxyacyl-CoA dehydrogenase NAD-binding domain-containing protein: MAIIGAGVIGLSWAELARAHGWRVAFTDPRPDLADLVAGEFPGDAEVEVAADLAAAVADADLVQENGPERLPIKQDLFAQIVAAAPAHAVLATSSSSIPATPIAADLDDPSRVIVGHPFNPPALMPLVEVVPGERTSEDTVQRAVALYRELGRAPVVLRKEIQGFVANRLQVAISREARYLVENGVVSVEDLDVALSNSLGLRWAATGLFEGNALGGGPEGARHLFTGIGAEVGKIPLGTPSTTPESTEALIEKVDAAYGTGQENYERLLARRDRRTRAVLDALRSVDDGA; encoded by the coding sequence ATCGCGATCATCGGAGCCGGCGTCATCGGCCTGTCCTGGGCGGAGCTCGCCCGCGCACACGGGTGGCGCGTCGCCTTCACCGATCCCCGCCCCGACCTGGCGGACCTCGTCGCGGGGGAGTTCCCCGGCGATGCGGAGGTGGAGGTCGCCGCCGACCTCGCGGCAGCCGTCGCGGATGCGGACCTCGTGCAGGAGAACGGCCCCGAGCGGCTGCCCATCAAGCAGGACCTGTTCGCGCAGATCGTCGCCGCGGCCCCCGCCCACGCGGTCCTCGCCACGTCGAGCTCCTCGATCCCCGCGACGCCCATCGCCGCGGACCTCGACGATCCGTCGCGGGTGATCGTCGGGCACCCGTTCAACCCGCCCGCCCTCATGCCGCTGGTCGAGGTGGTGCCCGGCGAGCGCACGTCGGAGGACACCGTGCAGCGGGCCGTGGCGCTCTACCGGGAGCTCGGCCGCGCACCGGTGGTGCTGCGCAAGGAGATCCAGGGGTTCGTCGCGAACCGGCTGCAGGTGGCGATCAGCCGCGAGGCCCGCTACCTCGTCGAGAACGGCGTGGTGAGCGTCGAGGACCTGGACGTCGCGCTGAGCAACTCGCTGGGCCTGCGCTGGGCCGCGACGGGTCTCTTCGAGGGCAACGCGCTGGGCGGCGGCCCCGAGGGGGCGCGGCACCTGTTCACGGGCATCGGCGCCGAGGTCGGCAAGATCCCGCTCGGCACGCCGTCGACCACCCCCGAATCGACGGAGGCCCTCATCGAGAAGGTCGACGCGGCCTACGGGACGGGGCAGGAGAACTACGAGCGCCTGCTCGCCCGCCGCGACCGCCGCACCCGCGCCGTGCTCGACGCGCTCCGGTCCGTGGACGACGGGGCCTGA
- a CDS encoding PaaI family thioesterase → MTILDHVLTRVLDSMPVARWLQLSVDDVTPDRAVLSMPVVPDVTFDGVHCHGGIVAMLADIAAVGAAYAAIHDSGRVAATTAMNSHNLRPARGERLVAVGRLVGPPGRTMIAAADVFTDTLDGTRCLTGLYTATALDRPLSAPAG, encoded by the coding sequence ATGACGATCCTGGATCACGTCCTCACCCGCGTCCTCGATTCCATGCCCGTCGCCCGCTGGCTCCAGCTCTCGGTCGACGATGTCACACCCGACCGCGCCGTCCTCTCGATGCCGGTCGTCCCCGACGTCACCTTCGACGGCGTGCACTGCCACGGCGGCATCGTTGCCATGCTGGCGGACATCGCGGCCGTCGGCGCGGCGTACGCCGCGATCCACGACTCCGGCCGCGTCGCCGCGACCACCGCGATGAACTCGCACAACCTCCGGCCCGCGCGCGGGGAGCGCCTGGTCGCGGTCGGCCGTCTCGTCGGCCCTCCCGGCCGCACCATGATCGCCGCCGCCGACGTCTTCACCGACACCCTCGACGGCACCCGCTGCCTCACCGGCCTCTACACCGCCACCGCCCTCGACCGCCCGCTCAGCGCCCCCGCCGGCTGA